A genomic stretch from Patagioenas fasciata isolate bPatFas1 chromosome 8, bPatFas1.hap1, whole genome shotgun sequence includes:
- the CYP17A1 gene encoding steroid 17-alpha-hydroxylase/17,20 lyase isoform X1, protein MLLLAALLLALAGLCAWGLARQRAALGTGTGLGRPRSLPALPLVGSLLQLAGHPQLHLRLWHLQGRYGSLYALWMGSHYVVVVNSYRHAKEVLLKKGKAFAGRPRTVTTDLLSRGGKDIAFASYGPLWKFQRKLVHAALSMFGEGSLALERIICREAASLCETLSAAQDMALDMAPELTRAVTNVVCSLCFNSSYRRGDPEFEAMLEYSQGIVDTVAKESLVDIFPWLQIFPNKDLALLKRCLKVRDQLLQQKFIEHKEAFCGDAVRDLMDALLQVRLSAENSSPPTPGLELTDDHLLMTVGDIFGAGVETTTTVLKWAVLYLLHYPEVQSKIQEEMDQKIGLERHPHLSDRPLLPYLEATISEVLRIRPVSPLLIPHVSLADTSIGEYSIPKGARVVINLWSVHHDEKEWDKPEEFNPGGLGAPHPPQGAGDCGVGTAAAAEPGGGRFLDERGQHIHSPSPSYLPFGAGIRVCLGEVLAKMELFLFLAWVLQRFTLECPQDQPLPSLEGKFGIVLQVQKFRVKARLRDAWQAAS, encoded by the exons atgctgctgctggccgccctgctgctggccctggccGGGCTCTGTGCCTGGGGGCTGGCCCGCCAGCGAGCCGctctggggacggggacaggttTGGGGCGCCCGCGGAGCCTGCCGGCCCTGCCTCTGGTGGGGAGCTTGCTGCAGCTGGCCGGGCACCCCCAGCTCCACCTGCGGCTCTGGCACCTACAGGGACGCTATGGCAGCCTCTACGCCCTCTGGATGGGTTCCCACTACGTGGTGGTGGTGAACAGCTACCGGCACGCCAAGGAGGTGCTGCTGAAGAAGGGAAAGGCTTTCGCTGGACGGCCCCGCACT GTGACCACAGACCTGCTGTCCCGGGGAGGCAAGGACATCGCCTTCGCCAGCTACGGCCCTCTCTGGAAGTTTCAGCGCAAGCTGGTGCATGCTGCCCTCTCCATGTTCGGGGAGGGCTCACTCGCCCTGGAGAGGATCA TCTGCCGGGAAGCTGCATCCCTGTGTGAGACGCTCAGCGCTGCGCAGGATATGGCGCTGGACATGGCCCCCGAGCTCACACGGGCTGTCACCAACGTGGTCTGCTCCCTCTGCTTCAACTCCTCATATCGGCGTGGGGACCCTGAGTTCGAAGCCATGCTGGAGTACAGCCAGGGCATTGTGGACACCGTGGCCAAGGAGAGCTTGGTGGACATCTTCCCCTGGCTCCAG ATCTTCCCCAACAAGGAcctggccctgctgaagagaTGCCTCAAGGTCCGGGACCAGCTGCTCCAGCAGAAGTTCATTGAGCACAAG GAAGCCTTCTGTGGGGACGCCGTGAGGGACCTCATGGATGCCCTCCTGCAAGTGAGGCTCAGTGCTGAGAACAGCAGCCCCCCAACACCAGGGCTGGAGCTGACAGACGATCACCTGCTCATGACAGTGGGAGACATCTTTGGGGCTGGCGTGGAGACCACCACGACTGTGCTCAAATGGGCTGTGCTCTACCTGCTCCACTACCCTGAG GTCCAGAGTAAGATCCAggaggagatggaccagaaaatTGGCTTGGAGCGTCACCCCCACCTCAGTGACCGCCCACTGCTGCCCTACCTGGAGGCCACCATCAGTGAAGTGCTGCGCATccgtcccgtgtcccccctgCTCATCCCACACGTGTCCCTTGCTGACACCAG CATCGGGGAATACTCCATCCCCAAGGGTGCCAGGGTCGTCATCAACCTCTGGTCTGTGCACCACGATGAGAAGGAGTGGGACAAGCCTGAGGAGTTCAACCCTGGTGGGCTGGGTGCTCCCCATCCTCCCCAGGGGGCAGGGGATTGTGGGgtgggcacagcagcagcagctgagccagGAGGAG GTCGCTTCCTGGATGAGCGGGGCCAGCACATCCACTCACCCTCACCCAGTTACCTGCCCTTTGGGGCCGGGATCCGCGTCTGCCTGGGTGAAGTCCTGGCTAAGATGGAGCTCTTCCTCTTCTTGGCTTGGGTGCTGCAGAGGTTCACGCTCGAGTGCCCCCAGGACCAGCCACTCCCCTCGCTGGAGGGCAAGTTTGGCATCGTGCTGCAGGTGCAGAAGTTTCGGGTGAAGGCCAGGCTGCGGGACGCCTGGCAAGCGGCCTCGTGA
- the BORCS7 gene encoding BLOC-1-related complex subunit 7, translating into MAAGSAADAQARFGHSVKGLLTEKVTSCGTDVIALTKQVLKGSRSAELLSQAARNMVMQEDAILHSEDSLRKMAIITTHLQYQQEAIQKNVEQSSNLQDQLRHLLK; encoded by the exons atggcggcgggcagcgcggcggaCGCCCAGGCGCGCTTCGGGCACTCGGTGAAGGGGCTCCTGACCGAGAAGGTGACGAGCTGCGGCACCGACGTGATCGCCCTCACCAAGCAGGTGCTGAAGGGCTCCCGCAGCGCCGAG CTCCTGAGTCAAGCTGCTAGAAACATGGTGATGCAAGAAGATGCCATCCTGCACTCAGAAGAT AGTTTAAGGAAAATGGCCATAATAACCACTCATCTACAGTACCA GCAGGAAGCAATTCAGAAGAA CGTCGAGCAGTCCTCAAACCTGCAGGACCAGCTGAGGCACTTGCTGAAATGA
- the CYP17A1 gene encoding steroid 17-alpha-hydroxylase/17,20 lyase isoform X2: MLLLAALLLALAGLCAWGLARQRAALGTGTGLGRPRSLPALPLVGSLLQLAGHPQLHLRLWHLQGRYGSLYALWMGSHYVVVVNSYRHAKEVLLKKGKAFAGRPRTVTTDLLSRGGKDIAFASYGPLWKFQRKLVHAALSMFGEGSLALERIICREAASLCETLSAAQDMALDMAPELTRAVTNVVCSLCFNSSYRRGDPEFEAMLEYSQGIVDTVAKESLVDIFPWLQIFPNKDLALLKRCLKVRDQLLQQKFIEHKEAFCGDAVRDLMDALLQVRLSAENSSPPTPGLELTDDHLLMTVGDIFGAGVETTTTVLKWAVLYLLHYPEVQSKIQEEMDQKIGLERHPHLSDRPLLPYLEATISEVLRIRPVSPLLIPHVSLADTSIGEYSIPKGARVVINLWSVHHDEKEWDKPEEFNPGRFLDERGQHIHSPSPSYLPFGAGIRVCLGEVLAKMELFLFLAWVLQRFTLECPQDQPLPSLEGKFGIVLQVQKFRVKARLRDAWQAAS; this comes from the exons atgctgctgctggccgccctgctgctggccctggccGGGCTCTGTGCCTGGGGGCTGGCCCGCCAGCGAGCCGctctggggacggggacaggttTGGGGCGCCCGCGGAGCCTGCCGGCCCTGCCTCTGGTGGGGAGCTTGCTGCAGCTGGCCGGGCACCCCCAGCTCCACCTGCGGCTCTGGCACCTACAGGGACGCTATGGCAGCCTCTACGCCCTCTGGATGGGTTCCCACTACGTGGTGGTGGTGAACAGCTACCGGCACGCCAAGGAGGTGCTGCTGAAGAAGGGAAAGGCTTTCGCTGGACGGCCCCGCACT GTGACCACAGACCTGCTGTCCCGGGGAGGCAAGGACATCGCCTTCGCCAGCTACGGCCCTCTCTGGAAGTTTCAGCGCAAGCTGGTGCATGCTGCCCTCTCCATGTTCGGGGAGGGCTCACTCGCCCTGGAGAGGATCA TCTGCCGGGAAGCTGCATCCCTGTGTGAGACGCTCAGCGCTGCGCAGGATATGGCGCTGGACATGGCCCCCGAGCTCACACGGGCTGTCACCAACGTGGTCTGCTCCCTCTGCTTCAACTCCTCATATCGGCGTGGGGACCCTGAGTTCGAAGCCATGCTGGAGTACAGCCAGGGCATTGTGGACACCGTGGCCAAGGAGAGCTTGGTGGACATCTTCCCCTGGCTCCAG ATCTTCCCCAACAAGGAcctggccctgctgaagagaTGCCTCAAGGTCCGGGACCAGCTGCTCCAGCAGAAGTTCATTGAGCACAAG GAAGCCTTCTGTGGGGACGCCGTGAGGGACCTCATGGATGCCCTCCTGCAAGTGAGGCTCAGTGCTGAGAACAGCAGCCCCCCAACACCAGGGCTGGAGCTGACAGACGATCACCTGCTCATGACAGTGGGAGACATCTTTGGGGCTGGCGTGGAGACCACCACGACTGTGCTCAAATGGGCTGTGCTCTACCTGCTCCACTACCCTGAG GTCCAGAGTAAGATCCAggaggagatggaccagaaaatTGGCTTGGAGCGTCACCCCCACCTCAGTGACCGCCCACTGCTGCCCTACCTGGAGGCCACCATCAGTGAAGTGCTGCGCATccgtcccgtgtcccccctgCTCATCCCACACGTGTCCCTTGCTGACACCAG CATCGGGGAATACTCCATCCCCAAGGGTGCCAGGGTCGTCATCAACCTCTGGTCTGTGCACCACGATGAGAAGGAGTGGGACAAGCCTGAGGAGTTCAACCCTG GTCGCTTCCTGGATGAGCGGGGCCAGCACATCCACTCACCCTCACCCAGTTACCTGCCCTTTGGGGCCGGGATCCGCGTCTGCCTGGGTGAAGTCCTGGCTAAGATGGAGCTCTTCCTCTTCTTGGCTTGGGTGCTGCAGAGGTTCACGCTCGAGTGCCCCCAGGACCAGCCACTCCCCTCGCTGGAGGGCAAGTTTGGCATCGTGCTGCAGGTGCAGAAGTTTCGGGTGAAGGCCAGGCTGCGGGACGCCTGGCAAGCGGCCTCGTGA
- the AS3MT gene encoding arsenite methyltransferase codes for MAAPCGEQIHRQVQDYYGKELQKSEDLKTNACVTSSRPPLKMVRDALEHVHEEVVARYYGCGLVVPECLASCRILDLGSGSGRDCYLLSQLVGEQGHVTGIDMTESQVEVAKKHIAYHMDKFGYQKPNVEFLQGYMEKLGDVGLADESYDIVISNCVINLAPDKRAVLREAYRVLKPGGEMYFSDVYASQHLSEAVRKHRVLWGECLAGALYWRDLYDIAEKVGFSPPCLVTASPITISNKELESIVGNCRFVSATFRLFKVPESSRAGPGQVIYNGGIVGHEKELVFDANFTFKEGEVVDVDAEMAAILRSSRFAEEFLIRASGANTAAPQSCCRKGVKEKICNPFQLLERLAAPGPASSPGGTCGPPGCC; via the exons ATGGCTGCCCCCTGCGGCGAGCAGATCCACCGGCAGGTGCAG GATTACTATGGCAAAGAGCTGCAGAAGTCGGAGGACCTGAAAACCAATGCGTGTGTCACCTCATCCAGGCCTCCTCTCAAGATGGTGAGAGATGCTTTGGAGCATGTCCACGAGGAGGTGGTGGCCAG GTACTATGGCTGCGGTCTGGTGGTCCCCGAGTGCCTGGCGTCATGCCGGATCCTGGACCTGGGCAGCGGCAGCGGCAGAGACTGCTACCTGCTGAGCCAGCTGGTTGGGGAGCAGGGCCATGTCACTGGCATAGACATGACCGAGAGCCAG gTCGAAGTGGCAAAGAAGCACATCGCCTACCACATGGACAAGTTTGGCTACCAAAAGCCAAATGTGGAGTTCCTCCAGGGCTACATGGAGAAGCTGGGTGATGTTGGGCTGGCTGATGAGAGCTACGATATTGTCAT ctccaACTGTGTGATCAACCTTGCTCCTGACAAGAGGGCTGTGCTTCGGGAGGCCTACCGTGTGCTGAAG CCTGGGGGAGAGATGTACTTCAGTGATGTCTATGCCAGCCAGCACCTGAGCGAAGCTGTCCGGAAGCACAGGGTGCTGTGGG GGGAGTGCCTGGCAGGAGCTCTGTACTGGAGAGACCTGTACGACATTGCTGAGAAAGTGGGGTTCAGCCCCCCGTGCCTGGTCACCGCCAGCCCCATCACCATCAGCAACAAGGAGCTGGAGAGCATTGTTG GCAACTGCCGCTTCGTCTCTGCAACTTTCCGCCTGTTCAAGGTGCcagagagcagccgggctgggccagGACAGGTCATCTACAATGGCGGGATCGTGGGACACGAGAAAGAGCTGGTGTTCGATGCCAACTTCACCTTCAAG gaaggAGAGGTGGTGGACGTGGATGCTGAGATGGCTGCGATCTTGCGGAGCTCCAGGTTTGCAGAGGAGTTCCTGATCCGAGCTAGCGGGGCCAATACTGCTGCACCCCAGAGCTGCTGTCGCAAGGGTGTGAAG GAGAAGATTTGCAATCCCTTCCAGCTGCTGGAGCGGCTGGCGGCCCCAGGTCCTGCCTCCAGTCCTGGTGGCACCTGTGGTCCCCCGGGGTGCTGCTGA